In the genome of Panthera leo isolate Ple1 chromosome F3, P.leo_Ple1_pat1.1, whole genome shotgun sequence, the window taacttcgCGTTCAGCTGACGTGTCCAGCTTCTTCCACCGTCCTAGGGCTGTGCTCCTCTGGGAAGTCGacatcagagttttaaaaacatacagtcAGTAACCTTCTGTTTACTTACATAACCATGGGGTTGCTAGAGGTTAATGTGCAGGTTGCCTGTGCCAGGGGAGTTGAGGAGCCCCGATGCTGGACCTGATttattccttctccctctctactCACCTGGTCATGCTCCACTGCCTCGTGGCCTTTCCCACGGCCCCCAGGGCTGCCGCTGCTATAGGCCCCCTGCTCGGGATCACTGCAGCAGCCCCCGCAGCCTGTAGGTCAGAAGCCTGCTCCCTTCACACGGCGTGACAGGCTGCCTGCGACTTGGCTCCAGGCTCCCGCCCCTCCTCTCACCGGTCTGAGTCCGCCGACCTCAGAAACCTGTGTCCGCCAGCCCCATCAGCAGAAGGCAGCAAGAGTGCCTCTTGCCTTTGCAGCGCGAACCTTCCAGACCCACCTGGAGCGTCACCTGGAAGGCaggaccagcccctccccagcagaATTGGAGAAGCGACAACCCTTTGCTCGCTGGCACTCTGGAAGCCACCGTGCCGTGTggtgtctctccttgtctcttccCACACGGCGCTGTGAGGAAGCCCCTCGGGTCTGTCTTCTTGATCTCCGTATCCCCTCGATAGACACGCTCGAGAGAATAAATGAACCGACCTTATCTCAGAGGGTTCTTATGAGGATGATTATTAAATAAAGCTCAACACTACTGGGAACTATtgtgtgccagatgctgttctaAGCATGCTCAATGTATTAGCTCACTTAGCCTTCACAACTCTGTGTGGTGTTATCTTCGCCATCTTGCAGAACAGGAAATTGTAAGGCTAAGAACCACACTTCTTAAGTGTGGTTAAGTGTGGTTAATTGTAAGGCTAAGCTGGTGAGAGACAGACGTAGGTCCCAAAGCTAGCGCGGGGCCCCGTCCTTAACTGCGACACGTATGTGAAAAGTTCTGACCATCTGCCAAGAGCGCTTACCACTTACTAAATGTtacttgcttctctcttttttacttttttttttttttctacttctcttttaAGTGAGCTCAAGCCTCTGCCCCTTGGCTAAGCCTCCCCCAGTTCCCTGTCCCAGACCCACACTCatactggagcgcctgggtggctcagtttccGAACCCACCCCCCTGTGGTGCTTGGCTGATGTTCGTCTTTGGACTGTGTTTCTTCTCACCTAAATTGTGAACACTCCCTGAGAACAGCACAATACACCATATCCTTCCCAAGGCTAATGCCGTCCCAAACACTGATGGTACGGGAAGGCGGAGTCCGCCGGCACCCGTGACAGGGTGCGCCCCGGACAAAGCAACCTGTGACCAGGAGAGGGCACACAGGTGAGGGAAGGTGCTGGCCTTGTGTTTACACACCTCTGGGGGGCCCCCCTCACTCCCTCCATGACCAAAGGTAGAATCGACCAGCCTTGGTGACCAGCTGGCCACAGGATGAGATCCGAAGGAACTCAGAAAAACTTTTTTGGGATGGGAAACTGTTTCCCAGTGTTGCCATCCACTGGGATGGGGAATGCGGAAGGAGCAGGCTTATGTGGAAATGTGTTTCGTTGTAGACCTGCCGAGCTTGAGATGAGATCCCAACGTCATGTTTCTGTCAGCATTTGTAGGAAAGAAGATTCTAGGTTTCTTTCCCAGAAAGAACATGCCTCCCCTAGGGATGTTCTAAGCAGCGCAAGAGGCATAGAGTCTGGGTCTGGTTGTTGCCCGTGGCTGAGGGGTGAGGCACAGCCCAAATTGCCGTGGGGTGGAGATTTGGGGTTCCCATATGGGCCTGGGCTATAGGTCCTTAGCCAAGACCCCAGCCTCACCTGGAACCTTCAGTCTTTCCTGAGTTTCGGCACACCTTTAGGCATCGCTGcccgagcctggagcccagaAGCCAGGCAGTGAGACAAGTCCAAGggcgaggggggagggggtgtgacaTCTTAGGGGTAGGGTTTTATCCATGACAGAACCTGAACTGAGGGAACTCCTCTCCTTTCACCCTCCATTGtctgcccccctccacctccctctccaggtgcagcattaaattttttttttaatgtttattatttttgagagagggagagagagagagagaccaagcagggaaggggcagagagcgagggaggcacagaatccgaagcaggctccaggctctgagctgtcagcacagagcctgatgcggggctggaactcacagaccgcgagatcatgacctgagccatagtcggccgcccaactgactgagccactcaggcgccccttcaggtgcagcatttaaaatgttttccacttTGCGAGATAGATTACCTTGAGAAGTTAGAGATCTAAGCCACAAATAGTACTTGAAGGTCACACTAATTATCTAAACACCCTAAGAAGTTCCTATCTACACTCTCAACAACTGATATGCCAATTCTGAGTAATTCTTCTTTTCGTTCTAGCGCATTCCCTGAAGCCCGTTGTTAGGTAACATTTGATTAACCTGGCTTGATTTATTGCAGGTACTTCCCCTGGAGACCGGATTGAAGCTAATTTCCCAAAAGAACTACCACTCATTATTCATTAATTGGAGTCTTATCTGTACTTTAATTGTGAAGGCTAAGCATTTAGTTTAAGAAAGACCCAGTGCATTGATGACAATTGCTCATTCTGTGCAAATAACGAGTGAGGCTGGCTTCCATTTGGTCATGTCTGCTATTCACACCTGTGAGATTCCAGCAGCtcgtttctctttctctggtggAAGGGTTAAGGACGTAaagactgaagaagaaataagTAGACAATGGCCACCACCCCTGACAACATTCAGGAACTATTAACCCTGATGGCTTTTGCTGAGGACTGTTCATTCTTACCAGGTCATGAACGTGAACCTCAGTTTCCAACTGACATGATAGGTAAAGAAGAATAAACTTACCAAATACGTGCAGCCACTCCAGAGCCTATCAGCTCTGTAGAGATGAGCCCCCTTCTTCATGGCCACCCCAAGCCCCCAGTGAGAAGCAAGTCAACTGAAGGTGGTGGGATCATATCCATTTGGGAGCTTGAGAGGTGCCAGGGGCAGAGGAAATGAACTCGAGGGGAGCAGATCCCCCTTGACTGTGTAGCTCAGCATTTTCAGTGGTTCGTAAGGGAGTGAATGTAAATTTGAGAACCAAGGTGTGGCAATCAGGCTTGTGGCTCTCCTCATCTCCAAGGGCGGTGAGTCAGGGGGAGCTAAGAGCCTTAGAAATGACATCAGTATTCCTCTCCGGCCCTTTCAAGGTGGTACGACTATAAACACAGTGACACAACTCAAGAAGAAAATCCCACAGTGGGGCAGATTAGGCCAGTTTGTGACTCTCAGTTGGCCTGGCCCTGACTGGTTGTTTGGGACAGATACACCCCGAGTGGGGGGCTGCTCCCTTCTGCACCCTCACCTCGGTCTGTGAGCCTACTCTGaggtttccttcttctcttccttaggCAGAGTTTCTGGAGAAACTCTGGGAGCCAAGAGTTGACCGCCCTCTTCAGGAGCAAGTCAGGAGGGGCAGATGTGGGGGAGATGGCCCAGCTGAACCCAGGGGTACACTGCAGAATGGGTCACAGAGCCTGGTAGGTAAAACAGGGTTACATCCATTGTCAAGGGCCCTGAAGAATTGGGTGGGGGCTACAGTGTACCACGCTGTGAATCCCCAGGCTTCTGTAATGATTCTGAAATTTATAATTTGCAATACACCAGACAAGTTTAGCCTCAAGCAGTTGGAATTAATCAAAATTTTAGTAGATGTTCACGAGCCATTCAGATTCTAGTTCCTGCTATCTCCCCAGCTAGTCCTTATGTAATTTCTGTCCAGAATCTTCTCTATTCTCCACCCACCTTCTCCCCTCAGCTGGCAGTTGGAAGATAGCATCCCATATGAAGAAAACCCCAGCTTCTCTTCCTGTGATTGTTGGTGAGGCCCTCCCCTTACCCCCAGCGGAACTGCCGTCATCCTCTGAGCTGTGGGCATGGGCCAGAATCCTCTTTGGCCTGGAGGAACGGAAGGGTTTGGTAAGGGGACATGCTAGTTGGCCTGCCTGCGAGGAAGTGGCAGTGTCTGACCCCAATCATGCTGATTTAATCCCCTCCCACTTTCCTGCTGGGCTCCTGGTAATGTCGCaccagaggagaggcagggagcagggagaggggaaaacctGCAAATTCCCACCCTACAACCCTGCCTGCAGGCTGTGGGAtgagtgctgggcacagagcatgCTCATTAGTTGGGATGGACCCCTTGGGGTTTGAGATGGAGCACACAGACCGTTGCGGTGTCCGTGCGTAAGAAAGAGTGACACGGAATGTTTGCCAGGGTTTCCTCCTTGTCCCACAAGGTGTTTGTGGATCTGGCTCTCACCCAGCCTGTGGACCACACCCCGCTCCCTTCAGAATGGTAAAAAGAGTGGGGCTCCCAGTACCTGGTGACCAGCAGCAAGGTAGTGCCCCAGCTGCTTTTGGAGCCCCATCAGCTCTGATCCTTAGCAGGCCTGCCCCCTGAGGTGTGTCTGCACccctggaaggggaggggcaggagcggcgggcaccccctccctccacatcATCACAGACATTCTTCTAGCACCCAGTCTTTattcgttttttaaaaaagaaatccaaataagttagcaaaaaaaaaaaaaatacaaaacaatggcAAAACCACACAATGCTTAGTTAAGAAAAGAAGTCACCCCCAagagcccctgcccccctccctgcctgtccctgGCCACTTGTGCACAGGAGACCTTGGTCAGATGGCGGCTTtacaaacaacacaaaacataaaaccaCTGGAAGGTTCCCAATATTCACTGCAAAAGCTTGGCCCCCCAGGGACTTGGGAACAGAGGAttgctcctctccctttcctctccctcgATTCAGggcaggcccagcccagcccctggcatcaggaaaagacaagaacAGAAGATGTACACAGCCTGTCCTGGTCAGGACACTGTCATCGTCTCTCAGACCGTTTCTTTTGAGGGGGTGGAATTGGAGGCTGCACTATGAACAAAGGGAAGCTCCTGAGTTTGCCCCGAGACAGGGCATACACGAGGGGCACTCTGGTCCCCTGCTCTATTTCCCGGGAAACGGCATGCTCCTTGCTGTAAGGAGTCAGCTACACGAGAGCATCCGTTCCCTCTCTGGGTGGCGAGTTAACCTTACATGGATGAGGAAGGGGATAGGCTGGCATTTGATAGCCCCAGCACTGGCCCTCTGGCATCAGGACAGCCTGGCTGAGGAAGCCCCCGCTGCGGGGGCGGTGGCATCTGTGGCCAGCGTGGGGGCTCTCATGGACGCCCGGCCTGGCAGACAATCTCAGTTGGGCATGGTTTCATCTGGGAAGGCCACAGAGACGTCTTCCACTGTGATGCTGTCCACAATGGAGGTGAGAGAGTGCAGGTTGTGGGCGTCCGTGGGGTCGGCCGTGAGCAGGTGATCTGtaaggagaaggggggaggatGTCACCTGTGTGATAAAGGGGGTTTCAAGACCCAGGACAGGGAACAAGGTCTTTGGGGGTGGCACAGGTTTCCCAGGACAGATGAGTGCGCAAAACTCAAGAATCCTACCCGCTAGCCCATGCCTTTCCCAGTGCcaagcatatgtgtgtgtgtgcgcgtgtgtgtgcgtgtgtgtgtgtgcgcgcgtgcgcatgtgtgtgtgaacACTGAACGCATGTGCCTTCTCTCTGAGCTCCCCTAGTGGGGTTAGGATTTGAAAGCAGCTACTCTGAGATGGAGCCAGGACGGTGTATCCTGGGAGACTGGAACTGTCCTTTGCTGGCCCAGTTCTGCAGCACTGACTCGGCACTTCCCAGGGACCCCTGGGGCAGGGACATTCCCCTCTCCGTGGAGAAGGTCAGGCACTAGGCTTTGGTCGGGGAGCTGCAGGAGGCCTAGACCACTCCTTAGCTGGTCAAGGTCTCAGGGAGGCACAGGGCCTCGCGGCCCACCATTTGGAACCCCGGGTTCAGCAGTTCCCTGGAGAAGCCGAAGGCAAGAGGACTGGAGCAAGAAGCAAGGTAAAAGGAGACAAGTGGGCCTAGAGACGGGCTGATGGGGTCAAGCCAAGGTTATGAGGGTCCGGGTCTCACTTACCCCCTGTGTTGGGACCAAACTCCAATGTGCTGCCCCACTCTGGACTGCAGGAGGCGCTGTGGGAGCTGCATTCACTGGGCACCTGCAAGACGGGGTGAAGAAGGCCCAAGGTCAGAGCACAGCCATTCTTGATGGTGTCTCTCTGTCCAGTTCCAATGGGCAAAAGCTCCCCttgtggggctggagggtgggccACAGGCTGCAGCCCTCCAGCCCGGGGCACCCCTGGCCTCAGGGTCTTCCCCATCAGCAACTTTCATGCCCCCGCTCCCTGCCTGGCCACAGAGCCCCTACTTCCAGGCCTTTCTTGTCCTCCATTCTGGGTGGCGATTCTGTCCTCACAGGACACCCGGTTTAAAAGGGTTCCTGGTTTTCCTGACCTTACGATAAGGGTGAAGGATAAGGTGAAGGAAGCAGGTGCAGGCCCGCTGGGGTTCTTGAGAGACCCTGGGTAGGTGTTGCCTCTGCTCAGCCACACTCAAGATGGGGTGGTGGGGCAAAGCGACGCTTGGCCTTGCCTTTTGGACCCCATCCCTAGGCGCTGGGATTAATTCTCACTCCCACCCAGGCTGACTCTGGACTTGCTCTTGGATCCGCCCGTCCTTCTGTTCTCTGccacccccctccacctctgcttctccctgtggCCTTTAGCTTGGCCTGAAAGgacagagggacacaggaggTCAACTTGACCGCCCAGCTGTGAGGAAGGAGGGGGTCCTGCAGCCCCCAAGACCCCACCTGCTCCAACCCTCTGACTGAACCCCACACTGGGGTCCCGAAGCCGTCCAGGGGCCtcctgcgccccctccccctggggcGGCTGGTGGGGGGGACGCTCACTTACCCCTGGCTggggcccgcccccgccccggtaCCGGAGGTCACGCTCTTCCTGGTTGAGGGAGCTGAGCAGGGCCTGTAGGCGCTCGATGTACTGGATGGCGCTGCGTAGGATCTCCACCTTGGGCAGCCGCTGGTTGGGGTTGAGCAGGGTGCTCCTCTTCAGAGCCTCAAAGGCCTCATTCACCTTCTTGAGCCTGCGCTTCTCCCTCAGTGTGGCCGCACGCCGCCGGTCCACGGACACCGACTTCCTCTTACACACCTTGCAGGCCCACGGCAGGCACTGGCCCAGGCAGTGCTCGGGGGTCCCCAGCCCCTTGTCTTCGAGGGGCCCTCGGGCCTCAGGGCTCAGGCTGAGCTCAGTCCGCTCGTAGCCTGGCGGCTCGAAGGCCTGGAGGTGGACGGGCAGGTAGTTCTCCCCGTCATAGAAGTGGGGTTCCTGGTAGAAGTAGGGGGATGTCTCATATAGCTCCATGGGGTCGGAAGAGACTTGTTCCTGCCACTGGCCCCCAAGCTCCTGCAGCCCCTCACGCCAACTGCTGGGTGCCATTTAAACCCTCCCCGCTGGCATGGAACCAGAGATAAATATAGCCAATGCCGCAGAAACCTGAGCCCCCCCTAAGCTGTCGCTGCACATCAAGACGTTTACAGTGGATTAGATGtgattccccttccctctccccccagcccccaccccacccagcccgCTTGCCCCAGCCTGGGCCGGCTCCTGTGCACGGGGAGGGAGGCCGTCGGTGTAATTTgattagttttcatttctcagcAGCCCccgtggggcaggggaggtgggggaggacacACATTCTCCTCTCATCTGCTCCTTTCAATTACTCCTAGCCGGGCGGCCTGCCTGCTGTCTCCTTGCTAGTCccaaagatgtgtgtgtgtgtgtgggggggggggggtggttgttgAGGGGAGGGAACAAGGAAAGGCAGGGTTCAGGCTGGAAGAGGCCTTAAGAAATCAAAGTATCCATCCCCCGGCTTCCTGACAGCACCTTAACCAGGCTCCATCAGTCAGAAGCATGAGACTGCTTCAAATTTGGGGCATGTGTGTGGGCTCCGTGTCCAGGGGTAAGAAGGATTGAAACCTGGAGGGTCAAATGGCTTCAACTTCTGGGGTTTCAAAGCAGCCTTGACATCTTATGTCGCTCAGGTCTCCTGTGACGGGGGAAATTGAGGCGAGATgaatttttttggtctttttggcAGGGGTCAGTAGAGGTTTTCCTTTTAACTCAGTTGGTCAGGGGCAGAGCAAGAATTAGAACTAATAGGCTACACCTTTCCCTCCGTGGCAAGGTCAAGATCTATTAAACCCTcggtctcttccctctctctctctctggatcgTTTATCTGTCCTTCTGTGTCGCCTCTTCAACTCTGTTTCCTGCCCCCTTGGGACCCCAAGCTTTTCCTGAGTGggtggagtgggagggagagaaagcagaaccCTCCAGACTCACTTTGACTCTCCCTTCTCCTTGACCACCTGGCTCGGTTCCGCATCTTCCTAAGCCATCAGTTTTACACGTAGCATGTAGGTCTCAAATGTCAGGGGGAGGAGGGACTACTTAACCTTCCAGCTTCTCAGTCCATGGTCACCCCTCAGCAGAGTTTGGGGCCTGAGAGGACCAATGCTCCCAATGCTGTGGGCAGGCCTGAGAGACCAGCAGAGAACAAGCTCAGTCTTCGGGCTGAGGGGTTGGTCACAGGGAAGCCCTAGGCAGGGTCTCTGCCCTTGAGGACTTTACCATTCGTAGACCCCTGTGGTCGTCTGGTTCCACCCAACCCATGATGCCTCAGTCCCCTTCACAGGTGGCCATTGTCCAGCTGCTACTGACCTCACAAGGCAACCCGTCCCACTGAGGTGCAGCTCTGGCCACAGGGAGGCCTTCTGGGTTTTGAACTGCCATCGgttccctcttttattctttggTCCCCATTTTTCCTCTAGGAACCCGTGGACTAAGTCTGATCCATCCTCCACTTGACGTTTGAGATTGGTGTTATAAGTTTCAATCAGTGGCAAGGACAGTAAAAGGAGGAAGTATGGTGCTGGGACTCAGAGAGGGTTTCTCAGGGGAGGTGAGATCCAGCTGGAGCTTGACGGACCTGGATGTCCTGTCGCTCGTGGTCTACGGTGAGGAGCTGGGAAAATGCCGGTGTCTGTCTGGGGTAGGGAACAGAGATGAGGAGGGGTCGTAGCTAGACaagaaaaaaccccacacatgTTGAGGAAAGCAATGGGGTCTTAACTGGGTTCTTGGCCTTACCAGTGTGGCAGCCTGGGGGCTATGGGTTCTAAACCCTGCTTTTGACCCCGACCAGCTGGGTTGAGGAAGAATTGCTATTTCTAACCCACATCCTTCCAAGCAAAGAAAAACCTGGCCTCAGTTTACACTCCAGTCCTATGAGCCTTGGGAAAAGAAGGATGTGGAAGTTACCGTGGAGACCAAAAAATTGCATCATTTTGTCCTTTTGGGATCCAATCTGCCTTGCCCCTAAACAGTGTGTTCACGTCCTCTAAAAATGGAAGCAGGAGAGCTGGGCTTGTTCTGATTTCCAGGATCTTACTATCTGGTTGGCAAACATGGACACTGAAACGTGAATGTTAAATTATAATGTGAGAGAGAGCTATTTTAATTCAGCAGTAAACACAGGGGCCGTGATCGATTGCCAGTGAGTGGGCTCATCAACTGAGTGTTTCAGGAGTTTATAGAAAGTCAGAATCACCAAGTCTGGGTCTCTGTGGAAGgcttgaggaggaggagggtttgTGCTGGATCTTGGGGAACaggtaagaattaaatgagaagagaggaagggggcacTGGGTGGAGGGTTTGTATGGCACGCAGGGTCCAGTAAGTGGGCGATTGGACAAGTGTGTAGAGATGAGAGGAGGCCCAGCTGAGCGTGGAGGGACTTGAAAGCTGAGGCAAAGGGACCGCATAGAAAACCATGGCAGTAACCCAGGAGTGGGGTGCTGGAGGCCTGAGCAATCCACTCAGGCAGGAGGATGGATTCCACCAGGAGAGGATGCATGTTTCGGCTggccaaggtgtgtgtgtgtgtgtgtgtgtgtgtgtgtgtgtgtgtgtgagagatagGAGGATGATGGTTGTATTAATGAAAGGGCACCCGGTACATGGCAACACCCAATCAATGTTAGTCCCTTTCCTTGCTTTGTCCTGTCCTCCACTCCTggcccccccccctctctctctctctctcagtctatTGCCTTGGCCATTATTGCCTCCAGGGGACCAGAAGAGCAAGAACGGGAGAGGGAAAACCTGGTCTCACCCCAGGTGCCTatatatttattcactcaacTCTTTTGATCAAGAAACCTGTATTGCACGTCTCGCGCTGGGCATTGGGGTCACTGATGTGAAGACGATGCGGTCTTTGTGCCTGCAAATAGACACAGCTGGGTAAGATGAGCGCACAAAGTTATCTAACCAAGGTGGGAAGCGGTAGGTGGTAAAGGAGTACTATCCTGTAATccagagaaagaatttattaaATTCCCCCCTTCATCGGCTGAACCCGGTTCCCTAGGAGCCCACTCTGTGTCAGTCCCTGGGGCTGGGACGGGACCTGGGTGAGGGCACTGAATAGGAGCCTATGGGAGCACCTATGGGACTGATGGGAGTTTGGCTTTGTGCGTGTAACGTTTGCTTCTAACCAAATGTGAGGGTGGGGCTGCAGGGCTAGAGTGATCTTGTGCGTCCGGGTCTCAGCGCATCCCTGTCTGTAGTCGTGCTTGCGTACGTCTGCCCAAGTAAGCGCCGAGGACCACGTCAGGGCTCAGCTGTGGGGCACAGACCCTCCCAGGCCCGAGAAGATAGGGTGGCCCAGGTATCTCTGGCCTCAAAACCCTGATGGGGGGTTGGCCCTCTATCCACCCTGCTCCTCTTTCCTAGCCGAGCTGTGGAACAGCCGCATCTAGGGGCTTGGCCTTCCTCCCCTGCACACTCACCCACCCCATGCAGGCTGCCCTCTGATGGATGGGAACACATTGGTGCCAAGCACAGAACAGCCTTTGTGCTCCACCACCAGCGGTGATCCATCACCTCTAACCTGACAGCAGGGCGTCGGGCCCTAATCCCCATCCCTGCTGGCTTGGGCACTCAGGGCCCCCTGCCCCGACTGTAGCCTCCTCTAGCCGTCCCCTGCTCCCTCCGGAGGAAGCCCTTATCCCTGGTGGGGGCTCCAGGGCCAAGCTGTTTGTGTCCCCACCCTGTCTGTCTCAACTCAATTCTGTCTGTTTGCCTGCTGGGCTGATCTCATTTGCATGGTAGTGGTTGGATTTCAAAATGCCCAGAAATCCCCTTCACCTGCCTTGCGggcccttcctccccactctgcTCTACATACTCAGCCTTACTCTCTGGCTCCTAGCCTCTTCCAGTCCCTGCTGACCTCGAAGGTGGGCTGACCTGGGCTGCCATGTTGTTTGGCCAACATCAAAGCAAGTTTCCCATTCTGGAGCCTCGATTCTGGAAGTAGAGGAGCAAGAAGGAGAAGAGTCTGGAAGGGCAGGAGCCTCTGGCTTCTCCGTACAAGCccccctcttttgttttcttagccTGGGTCTCTGGGTGTTATGGATGGGAACTAGGTAGGGCTTGGGTGGCAGAAATGTGTGTACATTTCAAGGACCTAGATGCATGCACGTGGCATCCAAATCAGCTTGATTATTGGGGGAGCAGTAGCCTGGCAAGCAGGGTGAGAACCGATCACAGAATCCTAGAATATCAGAGCTGGGACGTAGCCTAAGGATTAGCTAGTCCACCTTCTTCCTTCTACacactgggaaactgaggcccagaggtgggGATGTGACTTGCCAAGGGTGCACAGAGCACTAGTGTCAGAAGTGTGAAGGGGGCCTGATCTTAGGCCTTGGGGCTGAATCCCAGTGCCTCGTCTCCCTCCCTGAGCCTGACAGGTGAGGAACATGCTTCAAGTGAGTACCTGCTTTCCGGGTAGGAGGCAGTGAAGGGACCGGAGCTGCTTTAGGCTTCGAATGGAGAGTCAGGGAGATGTGGAGAGCTGAACAGAAGATAGGAGAGACGGGTGAGAGACACTAGGCTGGAGAGACCGAAGGAAGCCTGAGGGTTTGAGACAAAAGGAGAGGTCTCGAGGCAGATGGGAGCCCCagctgaggggtgaggggtgtcgggggtgggggggcgctagGCCTCCGGAGGCCACACATTGTTTCCATTGAGGACTGAGCATCAGATAACCACTGGGAAATCCGTCCCTGCCTGGAATCTGGAGCTCAGAGCCAGGCTCATTCATCAAGAATCTCTggccttggggtgggggaaggtgtgGGCCTGGAGGCGGAAGGGAATGGGTCCCCAGGGAGTGGGGGTCACGGAGAGGTGATTGGTGGACACAAAGCACAGAGCTAGGTTTAAAAATAACCAGACCAGATTTCAGCAGAGTGTGTGCCAGTGTGAACCTGGGCGCCTTTGGAAATACGGCTGAGGATTTCTTATGCGTATTCCGTGTTCCTGTGTGAGCTGGGCCTTAGCTCTGGATTAAGACAAATACTGTGAGGAAACGAAGGGCATGTGGAAGAAGGAACCCCGGATAAGGAGTCGGGGCACGTTGGTGTTGTTTCTCCTCTCTGGGGCTCATTTTCCCTGTTTGCAAATCAAGATGCTGATATGAATGACCCAAGTAGCCCTTTGAGAGGTAACATTCTTTTTCTGACTCAGCACGTGGGTCTGGAGGAAGTGCTCATAGGGTCAGAGTCGGACTGTTTGGAGACTCGTTTGAAGCGGGCCTGGCCCTAAAGAATGGACCTGTAGGATCGGAGAGGGCAGGTTTCTTTGGATGTTTTGTCCTTTTCCCATCTCCACTTCTGCTCCCATACTCAGTCTCACTGAAGTGCAACCAGATGGTTCTCGGGACTCATTTCGGCCCACCTAGAACCGCCTGGCATGTATTTGTCATACTCGCCCCCGGACTTAGCCCCCCACCCGGTCCCCTTCCTTTCTAACCCCACCCCATTCTGTCTTCCTTGTGGATTCAGAAGCTTCTGCCCTCACTGTGGGTTCAGAagctgccccacccccttccactcCATAGACAGCTTCTATTTCTGCCTCTTTGACAAGTTGTGACATATTTGGGAGCAGCTGCTGCCTGGGTGGAGAtgcctttgcttttcttctggctctgtcttctcctccccaATACCTCTCCCAACAGCCACCCCTTCCCAGAATGTGCTAGAAGACCCTCCCTGCATTCCCCTCTCTGGAACTTAGACATCCAGCTTTTCCTAGGTTTCCTCAGGAGTGGCCCAGGCTCTAGACTGATAGAAAGGGAGTCTTCTGGGATAGAAAAGTCAGGTGGCTGGGTGTGGGGGATAGGATCTCTTCTGCCAAGTCCCAAGCTGTGTGGTTTGAGGCAAGTCTCTTCCCTGCCCTGGGcttcatttttctatcttttaagATGGGGGCCATGAATAATGTCTTCCCTGCCAACAGCAAGTTGTTTTGCCACCTGTTAACTGTGGGGACTTGGGAACTCTCCCCGTCGTATTGATCCCATTACTCTTGTCTTCtctgaagattttatttcaatGTGACCCACAAACAGAAATCAGTCAATTGAAATAGATTCAGGAATGATAGGGAAGATAGAATTAGCAGGCAGGGCCATTAAAAGAGCTATTATAGATATGCTCAATATGTttaaggatttaaagaaaaacat includes:
- the MYOG gene encoding myogenin, encoding MELYETSPYFYQEPHFYDGENYLPVHLQAFEPPGYERTELSLSPEARGPLEDKGLGTPEHCLGQCLPWACKVCKRKSVSVDRRRAATLREKRRLKKVNEAFEALKRSTLLNPNQRLPKVEILRSAIQYIERLQALLSSLNQEERDLRYRGGGGPQPGVPSECSSHSASCSPEWGSTLEFGPNTGDHLLTADPTDAHNLHSLTSIVDSITVEDVSVAFPDETMPN